The Candidatus Margulisiibacteriota bacterium DNA window CTTTTACTTTAATATTTAAAAAATCGGCGATTTGTTTGAGCCGGAGAACCCCCGGCGAGATATTGCCGTATTCCAGACGGTAAAGATAATACTTTGAAACATTGGCCTCAATAGCAAAACGATCGCGGTTGTAGCCGCGTTTCTCCCGGTAATACTTAACTTTGTCGCCCAGTTTTTTGAGCACGGGATCTTTAATTTTAGTTATAGTCATCGGCAGGCGCTCCGTTTTAGGAAAATATTGACAATTCTCTAACAGGTGTTATAATTTAGTCCGTACATAATAGTGAACGATTTTTTAAGAGGGGGTATCTTTATGGCAAACGCAGGCAATTACACTGACGCGACGGACACGGATTTCAAAGCGGTGAGTTATAATATCGACGAGGGCAAAAAGCTTTCGGCTGAGGGTATGCGGGCGGCTTTGCACACCAAGGAAAATGTCACGAATAAAACAGACGCCATAAACAGCAGCAACAATTCAAGCAAT harbors:
- a CDS encoding helix-turn-helix domain-containing protein, whose product is MTITKIKDPVLKKLGDKVKYYREKRGYNRDRFAIEANVSKYYLYRLEYGNISPGVLRLKQIADFLNIKVKDLIDF